The proteins below are encoded in one region of Tamandua tetradactyla isolate mTamTet1 chromosome 9, mTamTet1.pri, whole genome shotgun sequence:
- the SCGB1A1 gene encoding uteroglobin, which yields MKFLAALALVTLAFSCTPAAAMVCESFLHVLTTIFMGTLSDYESAIQPFKPEPDMKDAGVKMKKLIDILPQETKTSIMKLSEKIIKSPQCTKSDNLCPSDLEVKDHQLNAKLPPSVT from the exons ATGAAGTTCCTTGCTGCTCTTGCTTTGGTCACTCTGGCCTTCAGCTGCACCCCAG CTGCAGCGATGGTGTGTGAAAGCTTTCTCCATGTCCTTACAACCATCTTCATGGGCACGCTTTCCGATTATGAATCCGCAATTCAACCTTTCAAGCCTGAGCCAGATATGAAAGACGCTGGGGTCAAAATGAAGAAGCTGATAGACATTCTCCCCCAGGAGACCAAAACCAGCATCATGAAGCTCTCG gaaaaaataataaaaagcccACAGTGTACTAAGTCTGACAACCTATGCCCATCTGATTTAGAAGTCAAAGATCACCAACTGAATGCAAAGCTCCCACCCTCTGTCACCTAA